In Mytilus edulis chromosome 4, xbMytEdul2.2, whole genome shotgun sequence, the following proteins share a genomic window:
- the LOC139520640 gene encoding DC-STAMP domain-containing protein 2-like isoform X1, which translates to MADPLSIIIKAIKVKIALNRLSRLKENAVRLHMGLPPKTKWTEECYAGFMSSLRTACCEIFTPCCVLGKIKRPEVPDNCIKRIFFNGTYENDVFKNVLGFIFGVLVTIILYLIMVFQIKFTPLTSSLVCTFLGAVLTLGLAFTSQTRLMVLLMIPQFFTSKGRTFLLMYAVVLVMNHPVQNFNKNVLVMSDSSTCGQEMAFNQTKEVIEAAFSPMAGVINMINKLMDALKQFAALIRKAFTALQSAITEIAAVLGRALKWLGNIVNTCNEKMGQPFRRCNKAFETAFTRCKDALGIFGFICHVVKAVSYVCYICKITDLLCIIASWIKNVVVDKIVKPVKSAIFDIKMMFYFNVTINYHYEFNMTQSKSYTQVRKDIMNEVKERLGSFSEFMSVMTNVMLFTIIFVFIKAVLYRQKYLNSDKFDNYYLTFKVQEVDQRRKQMGKESIYPMTRKEKGKYVSSTSIKLVRSERSKMAKGIFMLFIAGCHAAFYLMSDYGLWWLLTMLKKHLMLKTNNTVPPHLKMHVQGRGAMADMYRAMISMFDPLAQAGVKLDTTPCLPTPYEPEWAVYDEIGCIYGLCLFLVIFEAYGLRLRHIVCGCFFPKREGERGVWLYNHMLKTRGGFLKFERRKIRKEYNSSCSKQKGSIKGKLAAKYEICRKLLKYLGWNQKSCLSCGREGRVEDKENFYHCVNGDCGAVYCCDCFDDLNNMCTVCMNPIDYGDLSDYSEERDSSEDEDEYLKKKEEARLRREERDRLRAENSPSKLLMRTGFVPIAAPKKNDDTANEATSQIDEDFSEVFSDEMA; encoded by the exons GACAGAAGAATGTTATGCTGGATTCATGTCGTCCCTTAGAACTGCCTGTTGTGAAATATTTACACCCTGTTGTGTTCTTGGTAAAATCAAACGACCAGAAGTACCAGACAACTGCATTAAAAGAATATTCTTTAATGGAACATATGAGAATGACGTATTCAAAAATGTTCTTG GATTCATTTTTGGTGTGTTAGTAACGATTATATTATACTTGATCAtggtatttcaaataaaatttacacCTCTGACGTCATCATTAGTATGTACATTTCTTGGTGCTGTACTAACATTAGGACTTGCTTTTACGTCGCAGACAAGATTAATGGTTTTACTAATGATCCCACAGTTCTTCACAA GTAAAGGTagaacatttttgttaatgtatgCTGTTGTACTTGTAATGAACCATCCTGTACAGAACTTCAACAAAAATGTACTTGTTATGTCTGACAGTTCAACATGTGGCCAGGAAATGGCATTCAATCAAACAAAGGAAGTTATTGAAGCAGCGTTTTCTCCAATGGCAG gtGTAATTAATATGATAAACAAGTTAATGGATGCTCTAAAACAGTTTGCGGCTCTGATACGGAAGGCATTTACAGCACTGCAGTCAGCTATCACAGAAATAG CTGCTGTGCTAGGTAGGGCGTTAAAATGGCTTGGAAacattgtaaatacatgtaaCGAGAAAATGGGTCAACCTTTCAGGAGATGTAATAAAGCATTTGAAACTGCTTTTACGAGATGCAA AGATGCTTTGGGTATTTTTGGATTTATTTGCCATGTTGTAAAGGCTGTTAGCTATGTTTGCTATATCTGCAAAA TCACAGACTTGCTTTGTATTATTGCATCCTGGATTAAAAACGTAGTTGTTGACAAAATTGTAAAAC CTGTGAAGTCTGCTATATTTGATATCAAGATGATGTTTTACTTTAATGTCACTATAAATTACCACTATGAATTTAATATGACACAGTCCAAATCATACACACAAGTCAGGAAAGATATTATGAATGAGGTGAAGGAAAGACTTGGCAGCTTTTCTGAATTTATGTCAGTGATGACAAATGTCATGTTATTTAccattatatttgtatttatcaa AGCAGTTCTATACAGACAGAAATATTTGAACAGCGATAAGTTTGATAACTATTACTTAACGTTCAAGGTACAAGAAGTTGATCAGCGTCGAAAACAAATGGGAAAAGAGAGTATATACCCAATGACAAGGAAAGAGAAAGGAAAATATGTTTCTTCAA CCTCCATAAAACTGGTAAGATCAGAGAGGAGCAAAATGGCCAAAGGAATTTTTATGTTATTCATAGCAGGGTGCCATGCTGCGTTTTATCTGATGTCGGATTATGGTTTATGGTGGTTGTTAACAATGCTGAAAAAACATTTGATGCTCAAAACAAACAATACAG TCCCACCACACTTGAAGATGCATGTACAAGGGAGAGGTGCTATGGCAGACATGTATAGAGCTATGATTAGTATGTTCGACCCGCTTGCTCAGGCTGGGGTTAAACTTGACACAACACCGTGCCTTCCAACACCATATGAACCAGAATGGGCAGTATATGATGAGATAG gttGTATCTATGGACTCTGTCTCTTTCTTGTAATATTTGAAGCCTACGGTTTACGTCTGAGACATATTGTATGTGGTTGTTTCTTCCCAAAAAGAGAAGGTGAAAGAGGAGTTTGGTTGTACAATCATATGTTAAAGACCAGAGgaggatttttgaaatttgagcGACGTAAAATAAGGAAGGAGTATAATTCATCGTGTTCGAAACAGAAAGGAAGTATAAAAGGAAAACTGGCAGCAAA ATACGAAATATGTCGAAAACTTCTAAAGTATCTTGGATGGAATCAAAAGTCATGTCTGAGTTGCGGGCGCGAAGGAAGAGTAGAAGACAAAGAAAACTTTTATCATTGTGTAAATGGTGACTGCGGAG CGGTCTATTGCTGTGATTGCTTTGATGATTTAAACAATATGTGCACAGTTTGTATGAATCCTATTGACTATGGAGATCTATCAGACTACAGCGAAGAAAG AGATTCTAGCGAAGATGAAGATGAATAtctaaagaaaaaagaagaagcCCGACTACGTCGAGAAGAAAGAGATAGATTAAGAGCTGAAAATTCTCCAAGCAAGTTGTTGATGAGGACTGGATTTGTACCAATCGCTGCACCAAAGAAAAATGATGACACTGCTAATGAAGCTACATCGCAGATTGATGAAGACTTTTCTGAAGTATTCAGTGATGAAATGGCGTAG
- the LOC139520643 gene encoding dihydropteridine reductase-like: MALAGKILVYGGKGALGSVCVSHFKAKNYWVGSIDLMPNEQADANVIVKPCDSWTQQEDEVVKAVDGIVGSDKLDAVLCVAGGWAGGNAAAKEFIKNADMMWKQSVWTSAISAAVASKYLKDGGLLVLPGAAPAVSGTPGMMGYGMAKAAIHQLIKSLAGKNSGLPKDSSALAILPVTLDTPMNRKFMSEADFGTWTKLEFVAELFDKWLAPGGRPDNGSLIKLVTKDNTTELVSVE; the protein is encoded by the exons TGTGTTAGCCATTTCAAGGCTAAAAACTAT TGGGTTGGATCCATTGATTTGATGCCAAATGAACAGGCTGATGCCAATGTTATAGTTAAACCATGTGACTCATGGACTCAACAGGAAGATGAAGTTGTTAAAGCTGTTGATGGTATTGTCGGAAGTGATAAGTTAGATGCTGTTTTGTGTGTAGCAGGAGGCTGGGCAGGTGGAAATGCTGCAGCAAAAG AATTTATAAAGAATGCTGACATGATGTGGAAACAGAGTGTATGGACGTCTGCTATTTCTGCTGCTGTTGCTTCCAAATATTTAAAAGATGGAGGACTACTTGTTCTTCCTGGTGCAGCCCCTGCTGTTAGTGGCACTCCAG gtATGATGGGATATGGTATGGCAAAGGCTGCAATTCATCAGTTGATAAAGAGTTTAGCAGGGAAAAATAGTGGTCTTCCTAAAGATTCAAGTGCTCTTGCCATTCTACC TGTAACTTTAGATACTCCCATGAATAGAAAGTTTATGTCAGAGGCAGATTTTGGTACTTGGACCAAACTGGAATTTGTTGCAGA ATTGTTTGACAAGTGGTTAGCACCTGGTGGTAGACCAGACAATGGTAGTCTGATCAAGTTGGTAACAAAGGACAACACAACAGAACTGGTGTCTGTGGAATAG
- the LOC139520640 gene encoding DC-STAMP domain-containing protein 2-like isoform X2: MSSLRTACCEIFTPCCVLGKIKRPEVPDNCIKRIFFNGTYENDVFKNVLGFIFGVLVTIILYLIMVFQIKFTPLTSSLVCTFLGAVLTLGLAFTSQTRLMVLLMIPQFFTSKGRTFLLMYAVVLVMNHPVQNFNKNVLVMSDSSTCGQEMAFNQTKEVIEAAFSPMAGVINMINKLMDALKQFAALIRKAFTALQSAITEIAAVLGRALKWLGNIVNTCNEKMGQPFRRCNKAFETAFTRCKDALGIFGFICHVVKAVSYVCYICKITDLLCIIASWIKNVVVDKIVKPVKSAIFDIKMMFYFNVTINYHYEFNMTQSKSYTQVRKDIMNEVKERLGSFSEFMSVMTNVMLFTIIFVFIKAVLYRQKYLNSDKFDNYYLTFKVQEVDQRRKQMGKESIYPMTRKEKGKYVSSTSIKLVRSERSKMAKGIFMLFIAGCHAAFYLMSDYGLWWLLTMLKKHLMLKTNNTVPPHLKMHVQGRGAMADMYRAMISMFDPLAQAGVKLDTTPCLPTPYEPEWAVYDEIGCIYGLCLFLVIFEAYGLRLRHIVCGCFFPKREGERGVWLYNHMLKTRGGFLKFERRKIRKEYNSSCSKQKGSIKGKLAAKYEICRKLLKYLGWNQKSCLSCGREGRVEDKENFYHCVNGDCGAVYCCDCFDDLNNMCTVCMNPIDYGDLSDYSEERDSSEDEDEYLKKKEEARLRREERDRLRAENSPSKLLMRTGFVPIAAPKKNDDTANEATSQIDEDFSEVFSDEMA; encoded by the exons ATGTCGTCCCTTAGAACTGCCTGTTGTGAAATATTTACACCCTGTTGTGTTCTTGGTAAAATCAAACGACCAGAAGTACCAGACAACTGCATTAAAAGAATATTCTTTAATGGAACATATGAGAATGACGTATTCAAAAATGTTCTTG GATTCATTTTTGGTGTGTTAGTAACGATTATATTATACTTGATCAtggtatttcaaataaaatttacacCTCTGACGTCATCATTAGTATGTACATTTCTTGGTGCTGTACTAACATTAGGACTTGCTTTTACGTCGCAGACAAGATTAATGGTTTTACTAATGATCCCACAGTTCTTCACAA GTAAAGGTagaacatttttgttaatgtatgCTGTTGTACTTGTAATGAACCATCCTGTACAGAACTTCAACAAAAATGTACTTGTTATGTCTGACAGTTCAACATGTGGCCAGGAAATGGCATTCAATCAAACAAAGGAAGTTATTGAAGCAGCGTTTTCTCCAATGGCAG gtGTAATTAATATGATAAACAAGTTAATGGATGCTCTAAAACAGTTTGCGGCTCTGATACGGAAGGCATTTACAGCACTGCAGTCAGCTATCACAGAAATAG CTGCTGTGCTAGGTAGGGCGTTAAAATGGCTTGGAAacattgtaaatacatgtaaCGAGAAAATGGGTCAACCTTTCAGGAGATGTAATAAAGCATTTGAAACTGCTTTTACGAGATGCAA AGATGCTTTGGGTATTTTTGGATTTATTTGCCATGTTGTAAAGGCTGTTAGCTATGTTTGCTATATCTGCAAAA TCACAGACTTGCTTTGTATTATTGCATCCTGGATTAAAAACGTAGTTGTTGACAAAATTGTAAAAC CTGTGAAGTCTGCTATATTTGATATCAAGATGATGTTTTACTTTAATGTCACTATAAATTACCACTATGAATTTAATATGACACAGTCCAAATCATACACACAAGTCAGGAAAGATATTATGAATGAGGTGAAGGAAAGACTTGGCAGCTTTTCTGAATTTATGTCAGTGATGACAAATGTCATGTTATTTAccattatatttgtatttatcaa AGCAGTTCTATACAGACAGAAATATTTGAACAGCGATAAGTTTGATAACTATTACTTAACGTTCAAGGTACAAGAAGTTGATCAGCGTCGAAAACAAATGGGAAAAGAGAGTATATACCCAATGACAAGGAAAGAGAAAGGAAAATATGTTTCTTCAA CCTCCATAAAACTGGTAAGATCAGAGAGGAGCAAAATGGCCAAAGGAATTTTTATGTTATTCATAGCAGGGTGCCATGCTGCGTTTTATCTGATGTCGGATTATGGTTTATGGTGGTTGTTAACAATGCTGAAAAAACATTTGATGCTCAAAACAAACAATACAG TCCCACCACACTTGAAGATGCATGTACAAGGGAGAGGTGCTATGGCAGACATGTATAGAGCTATGATTAGTATGTTCGACCCGCTTGCTCAGGCTGGGGTTAAACTTGACACAACACCGTGCCTTCCAACACCATATGAACCAGAATGGGCAGTATATGATGAGATAG gttGTATCTATGGACTCTGTCTCTTTCTTGTAATATTTGAAGCCTACGGTTTACGTCTGAGACATATTGTATGTGGTTGTTTCTTCCCAAAAAGAGAAGGTGAAAGAGGAGTTTGGTTGTACAATCATATGTTAAAGACCAGAGgaggatttttgaaatttgagcGACGTAAAATAAGGAAGGAGTATAATTCATCGTGTTCGAAACAGAAAGGAAGTATAAAAGGAAAACTGGCAGCAAA ATACGAAATATGTCGAAAACTTCTAAAGTATCTTGGATGGAATCAAAAGTCATGTCTGAGTTGCGGGCGCGAAGGAAGAGTAGAAGACAAAGAAAACTTTTATCATTGTGTAAATGGTGACTGCGGAG CGGTCTATTGCTGTGATTGCTTTGATGATTTAAACAATATGTGCACAGTTTGTATGAATCCTATTGACTATGGAGATCTATCAGACTACAGCGAAGAAAG AGATTCTAGCGAAGATGAAGATGAATAtctaaagaaaaaagaagaagcCCGACTACGTCGAGAAGAAAGAGATAGATTAAGAGCTGAAAATTCTCCAAGCAAGTTGTTGATGAGGACTGGATTTGTACCAATCGCTGCACCAAAGAAAAATGATGACACTGCTAATGAAGCTACATCGCAGATTGATGAAGACTTTTCTGAAGTATTCAGTGATGAAATGGCGTAG